The Pseudomonas sp. KU26590 genomic sequence CAGGCTTCGCGTCCGGTATGCACAATGAGCACGCTGATGAAGATTGTGCGATCAGCCCGTCATGATCCCGTTTCCCGAATGGTCGCAGCATCCCCTCAGACAACCCGGTAGCGCATCCATCCATAGATTTGATGCCCTGGAATCTGCGATTGCCGCCGGAGGCCAGCCATCCCCTCTCACCCTCTATCCACATGCCTACCGGTGTGAGGAGAGCTGGAAAGCGAAACTCTTGGCGCATCGGTCCTCAGAGCCAGCCCCTCAACATTATCTTCAAGGACTCGTACCAGCCAACGAAGCGGGAAGTACCGGCGCGACCGTAAAAGATGCTTGGCCAAATCGTGGCCAGACCGAAAAGGAACAGGGCTGCGGCTGAAGCATCCAGATCGAAGGACAGCAAGAGGACAGCCATTGCCCATAGGGCAATCCCGAGCAGCACGAACATCGCAAACCAACCCATTTCAATTCCGTTATATGACGGTGTTGCATTGTGAATCCCGCCGTCCACACCTCCTCCTTGAAGCCTGAAGGCGTACGGCGGATGAGGAATCAACGTGTCTGCAACAATGAAGGCAGGATGAGCCCCGAAAATCTCCAGACATGAAAAAGCCCAACCTGAGAAGATTGGGCTAAGTCATTGATAAATATGGTCGGGACGGAGTGATTCGAACACTCGACCCCTAGCACCCCATGCTGGGGGCTGTAGAGACATAAGCTAATGAATTGTAAGAATATGTATGCCGTTCAGGGGTAGCAAATTATCCACTTTTTTGCGGTTATGCAAACGGAAACACGCGGCCCCCAGACGAGGTTTTGCGCATCAACGCATTGGGCGGCGGCCACTACCTGATGGTCTACGCTGGATTGACCTGGACTGCCCCAGGCCCACCAAAAGGAAATTGAAGATGGCTGATGATCTGCACAACCGTGGCCCGAAAGACAGAGCTCGCGTGAACACATCTGAGGCTTGGGAGCTGAAGTACTGGACGAAAGAATTTGGCGTCACCGAGGATCAGCTCAAAGCCGCCGTGAAAGCGGTCGGCCCGATGGTGACGGACGTCCGCAAGAAGCTCGGCAAGTAAAGTAGCGGCGGCCCCGCGGCAATCGTGGAGCCTGCTTAAACCCCCACCATGTCAAGGTGATCGTTAACCGCAGCCAAAATTTTGATTTATAAAGAATAACATTCCTTTTAAGACCTTCAGAAATGGCAGCTTCTGCCTATAAAAAACAATAACTTAGCGTTGGATATTCCTACAGTATTCCCCTTCCCCAGCGTCCTGCCGACGAACACCAAGCCCCCAATCCCCCGCCGCATAATGCTGTATATAAGAACATTATGGAGTTACTCAAAATGCTCCAGCGCATGCTTGAGCTCAGCAGAGAGCACGTCGCAACACTTGTTGAGATGCACGCCGAGGTTTCCCGCGAACGAGATACGTTGCGGGTACAGCTGAACGCAGCGAAGACGCGAATATCCGATTGCCTCCGCCAGGCGGGAGAGGATTGGGCAAAGATCAACACCCTTCAGCGCATTTCCGCCCAAAACGACTATCTCAGGCAGGAGTGCGACGAGCTCCGCAGTCAGATTTCAGAATAACCAACATCAACCTACAGAACGGTGCCATGCGTGGTCAGTTCAAGCTGAGTGGTGACCAGCGATTGCGCCTCAGCCAGCAACTTATCGATGCAAAGGTGGCGGCGGGTTGCTAAATCACCGCAGTGTACCTTGAACACTGTGCGGCTGGGCTGCAGCAGGATGAAAGCATGTCTCAGCGTACTTCCGCAAAGCAGCGGATGAAGGCAGTGCAGATGCCCATGTTGTGACAACCGTTGTGCGTCTACTAGGTCAAGCGCCTTGAAAGCCATCGTCAAGGCGTGTTAGAGCTCGCCAACGAGCCCTGCTTCCACCTGCAATAACAATAGCAACTCAGCGTCGCTCGGATAAAAAATCAGATCACCTGAAGGACGCAGCCTCGACTCGGGAAGCTCAGTTACTTGATATAGAAAATTATCTGAATAGAATTTTTTCAGTTGCTCAAGTTCTGGAATTTTTATCTGGATATCCTGAAAATTCAGATACTGCAATTCCTTTCTATACTTTTCAGCACTGGACGGATCCGCCAACTGTAATTTTTTAAGCAACTGCCTTTTAACCTCTAGCTTCGCAGGGGTATTGGCCCGTGCTCGCTTGAGCATTTCCATTTTCGCAATACATTTTTCGCATCCTTCATTGACGCCTTTTGCCCATAAACGATAAGCATCCAGTCGGCGGCCCTCCATATCCGCCAGCGTCCCAAGTCCATCATAAGCTTCTGTATGCCCTTGGCTGGCAGCACACTCCAGCATAGCCTTTGCGAGCGGACGCAACTCATTGGAGCGAACGAGAATGTTACCGCTCACGTAGGTCATTGCATGAGGACTGCCCCGGTCAATCGCCGCATCCATGAGGTAGTACATGTCGCTGTTCTGGTAAGGCCAGAGAGACTTACCGTATCGATACATGGCCATGGGTACCGTGGCTGCCAAATGGCGCACCCGTTCGGAGAGTTCCGCAAGCACTTCAGGCTTTCTTTCAAACTTTGATGACCAAAGGGCATCGACATAGTCACCCCGCCAACTGCCCGCCTTGACAGCGGCTTCGAGCAACTTTACCCGGAGCTGACGATGAGCAGTCTCTAACCAGAAATTCTCGTCCTTCTCCCCGATCAGGGAGTACGTCATGAATTCATTAAAGGCACGAGCAGCCATCTCGTTTTCTTGCGGAGTATGATCTTCGACCTTAGTACAGATGAACTTTTTGCCTGTGAAGCGACTGGTCAAATCAGGATCATCACTATGGATGGTCTGGTTCCAAGGTGGCATATGATTATAGTCCTCCAGCGAGCTCGACAAGTCCATTGCTGAAAGCTCACCTGAAAAAACCACAAGCATTAATACCGTCCATACTCTCATATAACACACTCTCATGCGTGAAGGATAAACTCACATTCCTTAACGGAAATATAGGCGATTGCAAGAGCAAAGTTTAGCACGCACTGACTGGGACTTTCCGCTAATATATTGATTCGGAACGGATACAGCGGTTAACCGGGCCAACCAAAACGCCCCGCATGCCCCCATAAGAATCAATAAGTTACACCTGTATTTTGCTACAGCTTTTCGCCGAATGTGCGGATTAGCAGGTGTATGACATCTGCGCCTTCCATGGGCCTCTAGTGCCCATGGATCACCCTATAACCCCCTACTTTCCCCATTGGATGGTACGGAAAGTGGTACGAGCTGCATCCCCTTCCCGGCATCCTGCCGAACTACATCAACCCCTACCCCTTTTCTTCCAGCCACTCCCGCGTCTCGAGCTGGGCCTTCACATGCTCCAATGCCGAATCGGCAAGCTCGAGCATTTCGCGCAACTCCTCCTCATCGATCACTCCCAGACGAGCCAGCGCATTGGCATGACCAAGCAGTTCGCCGTGCCAGCGGTCCGCCGCACTCTCCCGCCTGGCTTCATGGTCAAGATAGTCATTCCAGATTTTCAGCTCCCGCTCTTTAGCGTCGTTTACGGCCATGCCCCTCTCCATTCAGTTGCATTTCACCGTCACAAGTTGATCAAGCTTTGTGGTGAAGCTCTGGCTCATCATTTCCCGCCGCATTCCCCAGTCCGGATCAGAGGGCACGTTAGCGATGCGCAGCGTTCCCCGGCCCCACCTTTGATTGATATCGTCCAGTACTCCCATCACCTTCTCTGCTGATTGCGGCTGACATGGTGCGAAGAGCTCGGGCCGTGGGAGGCGTTGATGACGCGTAGCCCAGCTAACTCACCCTCTCAAGCTGTATCCATTGTTCGCTCGCAGGAATGACATAGGTGAAAAACGCTTTTCGCTTTTTGCCGTCCAGTGCTGAATAAGTGACCGTGCATGTGCCGAGCAGATCTTCGCTAGTCGGGACGAACTCTAATTCTGCTTCGGAAGCGCCATCGGTATTCATCGTGCCTGCATTCCAGTCTCCAAAGGAGTCGAAGCCCGGCTCCAGCACGACTGATACTTTCTCCGCGACATTCCCTGAGTTGGTCAGTCTAAGACGGTTCATTACGGTACCAGGCTGCTTACCAGCAGACTTCAGCACCACCCTGAACTGGAAACTTGCTGATATCGCTCTTTCAGCCTCAGAAATCTGTTCAGGGCACTGTCGCTGCACCTGTACAAGAAAGCCGGGAAAGATGGGCAGAGGATCGCCGGGCACGCCAGCGAGGGAATGACCAAAAACTACCAGAAGGAGCACGCAGAAGTGATCTGGTCGGAGGCCATTCCGGACCTCGATATCAGCGAAATCGCCGGATAGTTTTGCGCCAGTTTTGCGCCAGTTTTGCGCAAGCCAGAAATGAAAAAGGGAATCAAACCGGTAAGTGGCTGATTCCCTTTACAAAATATGGTCGGGACGGAGTGATTCGAACACTCGACCCCTAGCACCCCATGCACGCGTTACCTAAGCAACAATAAGGCATATAGCTGAATTCTCTGGCGCTCGCTGCAATCGAATAGCCATAGATCACTATAAGGTCACGCGAAGTCACGCAAATCTCACGCACCCCTCCCACGGCGTCCTGCCGACGATCACAGAATCCGAACCAGCTTCCCTTTATAGAAACACTGCGTCCCTGCCTCAATATCATGCTCCGGGCGGTGGAAGAGTCCCAGGTGGTAACCCTCCTCCAATTCGAGCAGTCCCCACTCGCGCGCAGCGTCAGTGACTTCCAGCATGTCCGACAGCTCGTTGGCATCAACCTGGTACCGCTGATACGCAAGCATCGCCAATTCCCGCAGCTTCGTCCGCTGACCATCTGGGTCGGTGACGAGATCTTGTCTGTTCTCGATCATGCGCTTCCATTTGGCCAGCGGATCGGCGACGTGCTTTGAAGGTGGGATCATGGATTGGTCTTACAACTGGATATGCGTCCAGTTAACCGAAGCCGCTAAGCTGGCGTCAATTGCTGCCGACCGGAGGCAATCAGACCTTGCGCACGCCGAACTGCGCAACCTTTACCTTTGAGTCCTGCGCGATGCCGGCGGCCAGGTACAGTCCCATGCGCGCGGTGACGACGGTTTCCGTCACGTCGCACGTATAGCGCTGTGTTTCCAGTGCGCCTTTCCAGTTCGCCGGGAACGTGAACGGCTCCTGATATTTGTCCATCGAGCGGTAATAGATGGTGGTCGACGTGCCCGAAACTGGTTTGGTGATGATCAGCTCAGCCTCCCATCCAAGGATGCCGCGGCTGTTTCCGACGATCTCCGGCGCCGAAACCATCTCGATGACGTCGCCGGCCAGGAGGTTTGCCAGGGTGATATTCGAGTTCAACTGCAGGTAGAGGTAGCCGCCGGCTGCCGCCAGCGTCCCGCCGAGCTCAATACACTGAGCCTCACCATACGCGGCAGGCTCCTTGTACCAGCGCGTGGTGATGCCAGTCAGGCCTGATCCGGATGCCTTGTAGTTGTCGGCCAGAACCGAGCCGCCGACCGGGCTGGCGGAGGCGTTGATCACGCCAGTGGCCCCGGTCATCAGCGGGTTCGGGTTCAGGCAGCCGAAGGGGCGGATGGCAGAATAGATGTCGGTTGCATCCGTCGGCAATGGAATGCCAGGGAAGTCGAAGCTCGCCGTGATGATCGGCACGATCTTAGAACTGAGGAAATCCGCGCCTAGGATGTTCGGATGCAGGCCCTCGACCGTCATGTCCTCGGTGAAGCCGTCCCAGATGTTCACGACCGGTACGAATTGGCGGACGTAGGTCAGCACCCAGTCCTTGTAAGCAGCAGCGTCAGTCAAAGCCTGTCCGGTCAGCGCCTTGGTGCCGAAGCGCGGCGTGCCGGTGCCGACGATCAGGTACTTTCCTGGCGTACTAAGGAAGGCGGTGACGATCTTCATCACGTTGGCTTTTGTGTCGTCCAGCGTCATGCCTGACGTGGTGCTGTCGTTGGTACGCGAAAGCAACAGCCACAGATCGGCCGTTACGGATGTCAGGCATGCAGGAAGGCGCGCCATGAACTGCCCGGTGTGATCGCCGACTTTCCCTTGATTGTCGAGATAGCTCGGAAACAGCCCGGTGCGGGCGGCGACCATGCCGGCATAGCCGTAGGCCTCGGTAGCGTAAGCCGTGGCCGCAATGGTGTGACAGTTACCGGAAAAGCTGTCGCCAAGTAGGCCGAGGCCTCGCCGGATCGCATAACGCAATGGCCCGTTGCTGACAAGCAGGCTCATGGGTAAACCTCGAAGGCTGCGCCGCCGGCGGGAGTGAACCGGGTCTGTGAGTAACCGAGATTCAAGCGCCAAGCACCATCCTGGGCGAACGTGTCAGAAGCGACCCAATCGTCACCTACCTGTTTTTCAACCTTCAGGCTGCCACCGTTCGCCTTTAGGGCAATCGTAACGATCCCCAGCGGGCCAGCAATGTATTGATCAGTCCGCATATTTCTACTCCAAATGGCCGGGTCATGAGTGCCCCTGGCGGGCTTTTACTTATCTGGTTTGGTGACCGTGCCGGGCTCGACCGCGAACTGCGTGACGATGGCGTTCTGGGTCTGCGATTCCTTGGTCATGCCGAAGTAGAAGCCAAGCGTCTGCTTCAGCTCGCTGAACCACAGCCCGATCAGCAGCGATATAGTGCTGGCCGCCACCGGGTTCTGCAGCGCCTCCAGGCCGACCCCGGTGAAGATGCACACCAGGATCGACAGCGCACCTACCAGCAGGATGATGGTGATGGCCGGCCTGATTAGGTCGTTTGGCTGCTTGGCGGCCAACTGCCGTGCGCTGTCGCGGTCTGCTGCTTCGGCTGCGAACTGAGCGCCCTCGGCTTGCAGGCGGTTGTTTTCAGCTGCGACTGCAAGCTGCTCTAGCTGAACCTTGGAGTTGATCTGAAGCTCTTGAATCTTCAGCAACGCGCCAGAATCATTTGCCAGCGCTGCATTCACCGATTCAGGATCTGGCGACACGTTCAGCGCGTTCGCGATCAGGCCGCCCACCATCCCGCCGGCCGGGCCGCCGAGCAGAGTCCCGACCACGGGCGCGGCCTTGCCCACAATGTTGCCGATATCCGACCATTTCATCCCAGCACCTTCAGAGCTCGCTCATATATTTCGGCCCGGTCGGCGTAGCCGTTCAAGCCGCCATTGATTTTCCGCGTGATTGATTGCAGGTCGCCGGCGTCCGCCAGCGCGTTCAGGCCGTTTGCATACCAGAACCATGCCGCAGACATCGCAGCATTCGCAGGCTCCTGAAGCAATTCAGGCTTCGTGATCAGGTCCATCCCAAGTGCGTCTCCGCACTTCTGATAGTTCGACTTCCCTGTCACCTGGATCAAGCCGCGGCCTCGGTACTTCCAGCCATCACCCGAGCCAAGTGCGCCGTTGCCCATGCGCGAGGCGTAGGCAATGTTTGCGATCTTCTCGGGCTGCCGGGCACATGCACTGGCAACTTCCGCCGAGAATCGGCTGGGCCAGGTCTTTTGCAGTGCTTGGGCGCTGTAGTTGAGGTTTTCAACGACCGCAGTCAGTTGAGCGCTTTCGTGCCCAACCTGAGCAATGAACGCTGCAGAACGTGCCGGAGTCGTAATTTGATACTTGCCCATCGCTGCGCTGAGGGCGGACACAAAAATGCCGGCTTGAGGGCCGGCATTAGGGAGAATCTGCAGCAGCTGCTGCGTGGTCATAGGCATCACTTTCCTCCAGGCAAAAAAAGACCCGCATGTGGCGGGGTCTGTGCTTTTGGTTTTTTGGACCGACAGACACCGATCCGGCTCTCAACAAACGGCGCCACTTTCACTGTGTCGATCTGGTAGGCATAATGCGCGGCTCAAATCTCAATTGGATATGGATATGGGCGCCTATCGGCTAGTGCTCGCTATTGTTGTCGCCTTGTCTCACATGGGCGTTCGATTATTTACTTATAATCCAGGTGTTTTTGCTGTAGTTTCCTTTCTGATAATAAGCGGTTTTGTAATGACGGCGCTGGTGTCGAAAAGATATAACAGCCAATCGCGCATTCGAATGTTTTATATAGATAGGGCTCTGCGCTTGTACCCTCAGTTTCTACTTTACTTTGCTTTATCTTGCATAATAATCATTTTTTGGTTGCCGCCAAATGTGAGTGAAGAGGCAATAAGCGTCACTAACATAATTCCAAGCCTCGCTATTGCGCCGCTGGACCTATACATGTTTGGCATTACTAATTCACTAATAATTCCTCCAGCGTGGTCACTAGGACTGGAGGCGTTCTTCTACATAGCCATCCCATTTCTTATTATATATAGACTAACTTATGTAGGATTTGCTTTGTCGCTTTTATTTTCTATTGTACCTGCTCTAGGACTTATTGACTCAGATGTTTACGGCTATAGGCTGTTACCCGGAACTCTTTTTATATTCCTATGCGGTAGCTATCTCTATTGGGTAACAAAGACAAGCAGTGCCTTGCTGTTGCTGGCCTGGGTGGTATCGTTAGTGGCGCTTACCGCATCGCTAACCGGGTTCCTTCCCAGGCTCGGATACACCACCGAGGTCTCTGCCGGAATAGTCTTTGGCCTACCGGTCATAAAACTGCTGCTTCGGTTAGGATATAGCAAAGCTGACGAGGTGCTCGGAAACATTAGCTATGGGGTGTTTCTAAACCATTTTGTTATTATGTATGCCGCTGAAGCATTTGGCTACACGCCCTCAAGTAGCACTGGCTACATTATCTGCATACTTGTCGGTTCAATTATATTCAGCATCTTTTCATATAATCTGATTGAACGACCTGTGCTTAGGTTTCGCCATGCTTTAAGAGGAAGGAATATCTCTCGATGTGAAACACAATCCTCCTCCTAGCATCATAGTTTCTACCAGCACATTATGGCTGTCACGGGGATGATGGCCACGATGGTGCCGGTTCGGTGATTTTAGTTCGGTTCACCTCGACCCTATACTGTTTCCACTTTTTCAGCAGGGCCACGTCAGCGGCCGTCGCCATCTCCAGATCGACTGCATCCTGAAGTGGAGCGATGGCTAGCGCGGCGATACTAAGCAGCGCATCTCGCTGGATAGTATTCTTGCGTAGTATGTCAGCGGGTGTTGGAACAAGGTCTGGGGACACCTCGGCGTACTCTATGAAAAAGGCACCATCTTTGTATTGCGTGCCAACCGTAACCGCCAACCCTTCTGGAATCTGCACCGCTAGCTGCCCATCAGGTGGCGACCATGTTTCCGTATTGCCGTCCCAGATGGTTGTATTGATGACTGAGCCATCTTGAATGATCGCGTAATTGCCCATGCCTATCACCACTCGATAATCAGTATGCCTGGAAGTCCTGCCGCCCCAGCACCGCCGGGCGCGCTGACCGTTGAGTTGTATGCACCGCCAGCCCCGCTGCCGCCTGCTCCGTATCCAGAACCTGCAAGGCCGGGGGGGTTTGAACCAGAAGCTCCGCGACCTGGGGCCCCGGCATTGCCAAATGGTGTACTTGCGCCCACGCCACCGAATCCGCCTGCCGCCACGCCCCCTGCATAGACCGTCGTATCAGCTGCTGCGCCACCGTTGGGATATCCAGCGCCTCCAAACGGACCGGCGTAATTGCCAGGTGATGCGGTCCCACCTACCCCAATCGTACCGGGCGAGCCACCAATCAGGTTGAGAAGCGATCCGGAGGTGCCGAGCTGGGTAGCGCCGCCAGCAGTTGCGTTATTGCCAGCTGCGGTGCCGCCCGCGCCGGGCGCACCAATGACTACTTGTATAATTTGCCCGGGGGTCACGTTGATAGGTTGACGAATTACCGATTGCCCAGCGCCACCGCCTGACCCTCCAGTCAGATATGACGATGCATTCGTGTTCAGCGTGGATCCAGCCCCGCCCCCTGCCGCACAACCACTAGCCCAGATCAGAGTGACGCCGGCAGGCACGGTGAACGAACTGTTCGAGGTGAATTTCTGAATACCCTTGATCAGGGACAGTTGACCAAGGTTTATTGCCTGCTGGCTGCTCACTGCTGCAGGAACCGAAACGGGCACATTGAATACTGGAGACAGCCCATGAATTGTGGAGTTGATGATTGGCGCACCCGCAGCAACAGCGATGCTGCTGGTGGTAATTGTGGTTTGGCCAAAGGCCACCGTCACCACGTACAGACCAACATACCCCGCGTCCGGTGCGGGAGTCGTCTGTGAGCTGGTAGCCGCAGACGCGCCTGCCTTGACGTTCACAACCGCAATGCCTTTGCGAACCGTATTCTGGGTTAGGCCGTTATTGCCCAGCCCGCTATACGGCATAGCAGGGTTTGCGCTGTTGTAATAAGGCAAGAGAACGGGGACTGCATCCGAATCCTGGTAGGTGGCTTGCACGAGATAGTTAATCGACTGCCCTGATGTCCCAGGTGCCGGACAGCTCAGCGTGCCACCATCAAGCAGAATCCCCTGCTTGAGGATCGAGTGCGTGGTGTCGGCCGGAAGAGTTGAGAAAGCCAGCGAATCAATGCTGGACAGGCTGTAAATCTCGCCTGGGGCGTAGACCACCTGCAGCGATGCAGGGCCGGTTGGCGTTACTGCGAAACCGCTGGCATAGGTGCTGGTGCCCAGCAGTGCGGACGCCAGCTTTGCCATGCCGATCATGGAATCCTTGGTCATCTGGAGCAGGCTGGTTTCCGGCAAGATTTGGCCCGGGTATACGATCTGTCTGTCCATGGGTTCCCCAATAAAAAAGCCCGCTCAGTGGCGGGCATCTATGAATGAAAATAATCAGTTGGTGATTCGATACCAGACGGTGGTGCCGTAGGCCTTCGTCGCCTCTATGGCCGCGACGATGTCCGCATCCGAAACTTCGGAGAAAAGCTGGGCTTGTGGAATGAGCCCGCTGGCCACGCCGAGGCCAAAGGCGTTCGTTCTAAGACCGGGCCAGTTCGCGCCGCCACTTCCAGAGGGGCGGTAGACGGTGACAAATGCCTGATAGGGGCAACTTGTCGAACCGATTGGTCCTGATACACCGAGCCCCAGCGTCACACCCAGACACCCGCAATCATCGGGCTTCGCAGGCTCAACAATGATCGGATGCCGCCCCGTCAGATCAAACAGCACCTGCTCCATGCCGCGCCGGGTGGCACGCTCGCGGAAAATGTTGATCAGGATGCGATTCCGGTAGCTGGAATCAGTCTGGCTCGTGTACCGAATCAGGTTGTTGCCGAAGAAATCCAGCCCGATCAGGTCAAGCCACCCATCGCTGGCGGATTTGATCCTGGTCTGAGCCTGTGCGTACAGGTAGAGGGTGTACCCCCATGCAAGCGCTTGGGCATATCCCCACAGCAACGCATCGCGGATGGGGTTGGTGTCGCCGAACCAGCCGGCCGGTACCAGGCGTTTGAGCCTGGAAAGCATGTCGCTTTGGTCGCCAATGCTCATTTATGCCACCGCCACTGTGCCGGGTCGTATGACTTGTTTGTTTGTTGCCGAGAGATCAGCGGTGGCGCCGTTCAGCAGCACGCCGGAGACGTTGGTGATCGCGGGCGTTACTGCATAGGCGATTGCAGCCAGCTGGGTGTACGGCAGGATCTGGCCCAGCCTCAAGCTGGCAATGTAGGCCTGAATCGCTGCCGTCACCTGAGCAACCACAACGCCGTGGGCAACCGAGGCGTCTGTCGTGATCGTCATGCTGACGTTGGCCGTGACCAGCACCGGGGCAAACACGCCATACCGGGTTGTGAATGCTCGGGCTGATTCGATGGCCGCAGCCGCACTCGCGAGAAAGGCGCTGTTCGGCGCCCCACTGCCATCGTCGACCACTGCGTAGAAGTAGCCGTACAGGGTGTTGCCGCTGTA encodes the following:
- a CDS encoding DUF3606 domain-containing protein codes for the protein MADDLHNRGPKDRARVNTSEAWELKYWTKEFGVTEDQLKAAVKAVGPMVTDVRKKLGK
- a CDS encoding SGNH/GDSL hydrolase family protein, which produces MSLLVSNGPLRYAIRRGLGLLGDSFSGNCHTIAATAYATEAYGYAGMVAARTGLFPSYLDNQGKVGDHTGQFMARLPACLTSVTADLWLLLSRTNDSTTSGMTLDDTKANVMKIVTAFLSTPGKYLIVGTGTPRFGTKALTGQALTDAAAYKDWVLTYVRQFVPVVNIWDGFTEDMTVEGLHPNILGADFLSSKIVPIITASFDFPGIPLPTDATDIYSAIRPFGCLNPNPLMTGATGVINASASPVGGSVLADNYKASGSGLTGITTRWYKEPAAYGEAQCIELGGTLAAAGGYLYLQLNSNITLANLLAGDVIEMVSAPEIVGNSRGILGWEAELIITKPVSGTSTTIYYRSMDKYQEPFTFPANWKGALETQRYTCDVTETVVTARMGLYLAAGIAQDSKVKVAQFGVRKV
- a CDS encoding glycoside hydrolase family 19 protein, coding for MPMTTQQLLQILPNAGPQAGIFVSALSAAMGKYQITTPARSAAFIAQVGHESAQLTAVVENLNYSAQALQKTWPSRFSAEVASACARQPEKIANIAYASRMGNGALGSGDGWKYRGRGLIQVTGKSNYQKCGDALGMDLITKPELLQEPANAAMSAAWFWYANGLNALADAGDLQSITRKINGGLNGYADRAEIYERALKVLG
- a CDS encoding acyltransferase, yielding MVIGITFLQAKKDPHVAGSVLLVFWTDRHRSGSQQTAPLSLCRSGRHNARLKSQLDMDMGAYRLVLAIVVALSHMGVRLFTYNPGVFAVVSFLIISGFVMTALVSKRYNSQSRIRMFYIDRALRLYPQFLLYFALSCIIIIFWLPPNVSEEAISVTNIIPSLAIAPLDLYMFGITNSLIIPPAWSLGLEAFFYIAIPFLIIYRLTYVGFALSLLFSIVPALGLIDSDVYGYRLLPGTLFIFLCGSYLYWVTKTSSALLLLAWVVSLVALTASLTGFLPRLGYTTEVSAGIVFGLPVIKLLLRLGYSKADEVLGNISYGVFLNHFVIMYAAEAFGYTPSSSTGYIICILVGSIIFSIFSYNLIERPVLRFRHALRGRNISRCETQSSS
- a CDS encoding tail fiber assembly protein; protein product: MGNYAIIQDGSVINTTIWDGNTETWSPPDGQLAVQIPEGLAVTVGTQYKDGAFFIEYAEVSPDLVPTPADILRKNTIQRDALLSIAALAIAPLQDAVDLEMATAADVALLKKWKQYRVEVNRTKITEPAPSWPSSP